From a region of the Nothobranchius furzeri strain GRZ-AD chromosome 12, NfurGRZ-RIMD1, whole genome shotgun sequence genome:
- the LOC107374030 gene encoding uncharacterized protein, which yields MSDSPPSFPEESLVGSNTDYEPVPGPSRPRFRMRGAPRDRVRRSRAGRATASTTRGSREQEGGGRVRGRRQVRGQAGTRGGLLADITRDDLERVQQLRQQLVAVKEARIKGLTLEECQQLLQRCLTRGPSLIFDLMSLTPDHPQPGPCPPQSPSWCVCLQCRNMATPLEQKCCQQQPQNFTSLLPLLNEGALRLARRIWNDVRAEADIRDPGESHRQFRYAAYRNFIVWQYGLLGPGVRIVIPSCCVWKIRDRFPDPNGQYVGFLPSRV from the exons ATGTCAGATTCTCCACCA AGCTTTCCTGAGGAAAGTCTTGTTGGTTCCAATACGGACTACGAGCCCGTGCCCGGTCCATCCCGGCCAAGATTCAGGATGAGGGGTGCACCTAGAGACCGAGTGAGACGATCCAGGGCCGGAAGAGCTACAGCTTCAACAACCCGCGGCAGCCGTGAGCAGGAAGGAGGCGGCCGTGTCAGAGGTCGACGTCAAGTTCGAGGTCAAGCTGGAACCCGTGGGGGTCTGCTCGCTGACATTACACGGGATGACTTAGAAAGGGTCCAACAACTCCGGCAACAGTTGGTGGCAGTGAAAGAG GCTAGGATAAAGGGACTGACGCTAGAAGAGTGCCAACAGCTTCTACAAAGATGTCTCACACGGGGACCTAGTCTCATCTTTGACCTGATGAGTCTCACCCCTGATCACCCTCAACCTGGACCTTGTCCTCCACAGTCACCCAGCTGGTGTGTCTGTCTACAGTGCAGAAATATGGCAACACCGCTGGAACAAAAATGCTGTCAGCAACAACCACAGAACTTTACATCACTGTTGCCACTGTTGAATGAAGGTGCATTGCGACTGGCCAGACGAATCTGGAATGACGTTAGAGCGGAGGCTGACATCCGGGATCCGGGAGAAAGCCATAGGCAGTTCCGCTATGCAGCATACAGGAACTTTATTGTCTGGCAGTATGGCCTTCTGGGACCTGGTGTTAGAATTGTTATACCTTCATGTTGTGTGTGGAAAATTAGAGATCGTTTCCCAGATCCAAATGGACAGTATGTAGGCTTTCTTCCATCAAGAGTGTAA